A stretch of Acipenser ruthenus chromosome 1, fAciRut3.2 maternal haplotype, whole genome shotgun sequence DNA encodes these proteins:
- the klf9 gene encoding Krueppel-like factor 9 yields the protein MSDVDLAAECLVSISNRAAMHSCPDLIMSEDAASKDTKENGTLLMVAMILLDLNKCKPLSHICSITTSPNSTAASCSSDNEVEESDTSSETEVKGTTSDDKYDYGSKEKSINLKLNSGSRGKIKLTCEKRHLCPYSGCGKLYGKSSHLKAHFRVHTGERPFPCTWPDCSKKFSRSDELTRHYRTHTGEKRFSCPLCEKCFMRSDHLTKHARRHADFNPSMIKKAGWRAHSSAFLSSEPGVFYQASKKH from the exons ATGTCGGACGTTGATTTAGCAGCAGAATGCTTGGTTTCCATTTCTAACCGAGCAGCTATGCACAGTTGCCCTGACTTGATTATGTCTGAAGATGCAGCCTCAAAAGATACCAAAGAAAATGGAACTTTACTCATGGTCGCTATGATTTTGCTCGACTTGAATAAATGTAAGCCGCTTTCACACATCTGCAGCATTACTACTAGTCCCAACAGTACAGCTGCCAGTTGCTCAAGTGATAACGAGGTAGAAGAAAGCGACACCAGCAGCGAAACCGAAGTCAAGGGTACTACCAGTGATGATAAGTACGACTATGGAAGTAAAGAGAAATCGATCAATCTAAAACTCAACAGCGGCAGCCGAGGGAAAATTAAATTGACTTGTGAAAAGAGACACCTCTGCCCGTACTCTGGCTGTGGGAAGTTGTATGGGAAGTCATCTCATTTGAAGGCTCATTTCAGAGTGCACACTG gTGAAAGACCCTTTCCATGCACATGGCCCGACTGCTCCAAAAAGTTCTCCCGCTCAGATGAACTGACCCGGCACTACCGGACCCATACTGGGGAGAAACGGTTCAGCTGCCCGCTTTGTGAGAAGTGTTTCATGAGGAGCGATCACTTAACGAAGCATGCCCGGCGCCACGCAGACTTCAACCCCAGCATGATTAAAAAGGCCGGCTGGAGGGCACACTCTTCTGCCTTTTTGTCTTCAGAACCTGGAGTCTTTTACCAGGCATCAAAAAAACACTGA